GTTGTACTTCCAGTATTCCGGCCGGGCGCAACAACAGCAGGATCATATCCAGCAGCAGCAATGCCACGATGGCAACAAAAGCAACGATGGCGATGTTAAACAAACGCGGGATAAAAAACGCCAGTATAAACAACAGCACATTCGCGCCCAGCGCCATATACAGGCGGCCGGTAAAAAACAGTAGCTGGTATAAATTATTTTTTACAGTTGCTGACATATTCTTTTGACTGATAGCTTATCGTGGAACTTCCACCATCTTAATAATTTGTGCAATCACATCATCGGCGCGAATGCCTTCCATTTCTTTCTCCGGCGTCAGCATAATACGATGACGCAATACATGTGGTACCATTTCCACCACATCTTCCGGAATCACAAAATCACGGTTACGCATAGCAGCCATTGCTTTGGCGCAATTCATCACAGCAATGGATGCACGCGGGGAAGCGCCCAGGTACAACGATGCATTCATACGTGTTTCATGAACAATAGCAGCAATATAGTGGAGCAACTTTTCATCAATCCGCACCTGCCGTACGAGCTGCTGGAAGGCGATAATCTGCGTGGCCGTCACTACTTTACCGATCATACCCGTGAGATCTGTTTCGCCGTTAAATTCATGCATGCGTAGCAATACAGCTACTTCTTCCTGCAAGTCAGGATATTTTACTTCTATCTTAAAAAGAAAACGGTCCAGCTGCGCTTCCGGCAAGCGGTAGGTTCCTTCCTGTTCAATTGGGTTCTGTGTAGCAATCACCATAAAAGGACGATCCAGCAAATAGGTATTGCCATCATTGGTGATCTGTCTTTCTTCCATTACTTCAAACAAAGCCGACTGCGTTTTTGCGGGAGCGCGGTTGATCTCATCGATCAGTACGAGATTACCGAAAATAGGTCCTTTTTTATATTCAAACACCCTTGTTTGCGGGTTAAATACAGAAGTCCCCAATACATCCGCCGGCATCAGATCGGGGGTAAACTGTATCCTGGAAAAGTCCGCATCCACGCACTGGGCCAGCAGTTTGGCGGTCAGTGTTTTTGCAACACCGGGTACGCCTTCAATCAGTACATGGCCCTGGACCAGCAGCCCGGCAAGCAGCAGGTCAATCATTTGATGCTGCCCTACAATTACTTTTCCGATCTGCTCCCTGATAGCCTCCACACCTTCATGCAAGGCAGAAAAATCTGTTCTGGGTTGAAATGTATTGGTGTCCATTTTTTATTTCGTATTTAGATAAAATAGTTGAATGCGTTTGTAAAATTCCTGTAGATATTCATCACTCACATTTGCTTCCAGCTGTATGTGGTAAATCATCTGTAACAGTTCCCTGATCTCCGTTTCAGGCATGGCAGCCTTTTTCGATAATGCCTCAATAAATTGTTCATTCAGCTGATTGGTATTTATGTAGAAGCGGGTACGGATATATTCCAGCAGATGTAAAATCATTTTATGCGCGAGGTTGGCATTGTTATGCTGCTGGTAATACAACTGACCGATAGCATCCACAAATTCAAGAGAAGTATTGGCTAACGGAGGTCTGTCTGGAATAATTCTTTGTCTTCTTTTACTTTCAAAAATGACATACAACAATAACAATCCTGCTGCCAGCCATAGCGCCCAGCGCATCGCCGGATAACGCATCAGCACCTGCCATTCACTGAAATCGCCCGATTGTGCACTATGCTGATTATTGTAGAAATCATCCCAGTACAGGTTACTGGCATCCACCGGCAGGTAAGACAACTGTGTTTCGAGTGCGGCCACATTATTTTCCTGCAATAAAAAATAGTTGCTGAATGTATATGGGTTCAGTAAAATATAGATAAATCCATCGGCGTGTGAGATGCATATAAAATTAGGTTTGCCTTTGTAGTTGGTGCCCAACACCCTGGTGAAAGAGCTGTCAATATGAGAAAAATAACTGCCGCTAATCATGCCTTTGTAAGAAAACGCCGTGTCCACAGGCACGCCCTCATCAGTATATCGCTGCACAGCCGTAGTAGTTTTAGGTTGCAGGTTTTGTCCGTCTACCACTGTAAATTGTAATGACTTTCCCAGCAACGGGTCCGGTGAATTTACGGCAAGAAACAAGGTATTTCCCCTCGCCACATAATACAGCATGGACTCAATATCTTTTTCGGTGGTAAACAATTCATTTGCCACTACGATATAAGCATTGTCAGTATTCAACAGCTCTTTCTCTTTTGCGTATGTAGTAGCAAAAGGTTTGGTGACTACCTGTACAGATTGAGCACTGAATAGTTCCGGCAAAAGTTTAAAAGCCACATAGGCGCCACCGGCTTTTTTATCCTTGCTGGAAAAAGTAGCCTTGCTCATATCGGTAGACTGATCCTCCTTTTTACGGTTGCCGCTGAACAGGATCAGTATGACCAATAACAGGCCGATGGATGCGATGATATAAATGGTCCTGGCTTTCACGCAACTTTTCCTAAAAGGTTATTAAAATCCCTGAACTGCTGATTCATCTCTTTAAAATTTTCATTGCTCACTTCAAACCCGCCGTACCAGATATATTCATAGTCCAGCGTGAGGGTGGCAAATGTTTTATAGTAGGATGTATTCCGCATACTGCGCAGGTAATCGTTGTTTGTTTTTTCTCTTCCCGGTGTGATCAGTTGGCGGTTGGCCAGCTGGAACAATGTATACAGGTACCACCAACGGATAGTCTGCCGGATATCACCTTCCTGAATGGCCGTTTTTATTTTGTCTTCATACGCAGCTGCACTGTACAATGTTTCTTCCTGTATTTCTTCCAGTCCGGCTATTAATGGGGGTTTACGAAAGATGCTCATACCGTTGTTCTTCATAAAGGCATACAACAGGTATCCCAATCCACCCAGCAGCAGCACAACAACGATGCCACGCAAAGCGGCACCATAGCGAAACATCGCCTCCAGGAAACGTTCAAATGCGCTGTAATCCCGGGGCTTATCTTTTTTCTCTTCCACATCAGCATATTGCAGCCGCTTATCTTTTTTCAGTTGCTCCACCATTGAGTTGGATACTGTCCGCATTTCATAAGCGGGCATTGTTGCTTCACTCGTGCTGTCATCCTGTGCAATAACACCCGATGGCAAACAAAGTAATAACAGCAGCAGCGTTCTTGTCCAATACTTTTTCATGGTTGCTGCTTTGATCGGGTAAATGGTATGATCACTTTTCCGGTGGTACTCAAACTATATCCTTTACGGTGCAGATAAATCGGGTAAAAAATAAAGTAGCCCAGTATAAATGTCAGCGATACCAACAGGATCAGGATACTCAGTAGCAGCGGCATTTCCGTATACCTGGTTACAAAGCCTTCCAGGAAAGCAGCTACGGTTAGTATAGGCATGAGCGTTACCATGATCTTAATACCGTCTTTGGCACCTTTGCGCAGGGAGTCCAGCCTTGGGCGGGTACCGGGAAAGAGCAGG
The Chitinophaga sp. MM2321 DNA segment above includes these coding regions:
- a CDS encoding MoxR family ATPase translates to MDTNTFQPRTDFSALHEGVEAIREQIGKVIVGQHQMIDLLLAGLLVQGHVLIEGVPGVAKTLTAKLLAQCVDADFSRIQFTPDLMPADVLGTSVFNPQTRVFEYKKGPIFGNLVLIDEINRAPAKTQSALFEVMEERQITNDGNTYLLDRPFMVIATQNPIEQEGTYRLPEAQLDRFLFKIEVKYPDLQEEVAVLLRMHEFNGETDLTGMIGKVVTATQIIAFQQLVRQVRIDEKLLHYIAAIVHETRMNASLYLGASPRASIAVMNCAKAMAAMRNRDFVIPEDVVEMVPHVLRHRIMLTPEKEMEGIRADDVIAQIIKMVEVPR
- a CDS encoding DUF4350 domain-containing protein, with amino-acid sequence MKARTIYIIASIGLLLVILILFSGNRKKEDQSTDMSKATFSSKDKKAGGAYVAFKLLPELFSAQSVQVVTKPFATTYAKEKELLNTDNAYIVVANELFTTEKDIESMLYYVARGNTLFLAVNSPDPLLGKSLQFTVVDGQNLQPKTTTAVQRYTDEGVPVDTAFSYKGMISGSYFSHIDSSFTRVLGTNYKGKPNFICISHADGFIYILLNPYTFSNYFLLQENNVAALETQLSYLPVDASNLYWDDFYNNQHSAQSGDFSEWQVLMRYPAMRWALWLAAGLLLLYVIFESKRRQRIIPDRPPLANTSLEFVDAIGQLYYQQHNNANLAHKMILHLLEYIRTRFYINTNQLNEQFIEALSKKAAMPETEIRELLQMIYHIQLEANVSDEYLQEFYKRIQLFYLNTK